One segment of Meriones unguiculatus strain TT.TT164.6M chromosome 3, Bangor_MerUng_6.1, whole genome shotgun sequence DNA contains the following:
- the LOC110559063 gene encoding olfactory receptor 13F1-like has product MERINPTFVEECIVLDLSGQLELEIIYFVPVLVVHLVFLTGNSVLSTASIFDSRLNSGPPIPMYFFLANLSFLDICYTASSVPSTLVSYLVGRNSTSISGYASQMYFSFAMGSTECVLLSMMAYDRYVAICNPLRYPVIMNRRVCVQIAGSSWVTGCLTALVETGPVIQLSLCGNSIINHFTCEILALLKMACVDTSMVQLIMLVISILLLPLPMLLICVSYAFILSNILRISTVDGRSKAFSTCAAHLTVVVLFFGTALSMYLKPSPVNSQEIDKFMALIYAGLTPMLNPIIYSLLNNDVKMAVKKLLRRHSFIAILTSVLKQY; this is encoded by the exons ATGGAGAGGATAAACCCCACCTTTGTGGAGGAATGCATTGTTCTGGATCTTTCTGGACAGCTAGAACTTGAGATCATTTACTTTGTTCCTGTTCTGGTTGTGCACCTAGTGTTTCTAACTGGCAACAGTGTCCTGAGCACAGCAAGCATCTTTGATTCACGTCTTAATTCCGGTCCTCCTATCCCCATGTATTTCTTCCTGGCCAATCTCTCTTTCCTGGATATCTGCTACACAGCTTCCTCTGTTCCCTCTACACTGGTGA gttatttggttg GGAGAAACTCAACCTCTATCTCAGGATATGCTTCTCAGATGTACTTCTCTTTTGCCATGGGCTCCACCGAATGTGTGCTCCTCTCCATGATGGCCTATGACAGGTATGTGGCCATCTGCAACCCCCTGAGGTACCCCGTTATTATGAACAGGAGAGTCTGTGTACAGATTGCAGGCAGCTCCTGGGTTACAGGCTGCCTCACTGCCTTGGTGGAAACTGGACCTGTGATTCAGCTGTCTCTTTGTGGTAATAGCATCATCAATCATTTCACCTGTGAAATTCTGGCTCTCTTGAAAATGGCCTGTGTAGACACTTCCATGGTGCAGTTAATTATGTTAGTGATCAGCATCCTTCTTCTCCCATTGCCAATGCTGCTCATTTGTGTCTCCTATGCATTCATCCTCTCCAATATCTTGAGGATCAGCACGGTGGATGGTCGAAGCAAAGCCTTTTCGACATGTGCAGCTCACTTGACTGTGGTGGTTCTGTTCTTTGGGACAGCTCTCTCCATGTACCTGAAGCCCTCACCTGTTAACTCACAGGAAATTGATAAATTTATGGCATTGATATATGCTGGATTAACACCAATGCTAAATCCTATCATCTATAGTCTtctgaacaatgatgtaaaaatggCTGTGAAAAAATTATTGAGGAGACATTCCTTTATTGCTATCTTAACTTCTGTCCTCAAACAATATTAG
- the LOC110559062 gene encoding olfactory receptor 13C3 encodes MDENNQTFVTEFLLLGLSGYPKTEIMYFFLVLVMYLVILTGNGVLIIASIFDSRLHTPMYFFLGNLSFLDICYTTSSVPSTLVSLISKKRNISFSGCTVQMFFGFAMGSTECLLLGMMALDRYVAICNPLRYSIVMSKEVYVSMASVSWFSGGINSVVQTSLAMRLPFCGNNIINHFTCEVLAVLKLACADISLNIITMVISNMAFLFLPLLVIFFSYVFILHTILRMNSATGRRKAFSTCSAHLTVVIIFYGTIFSMYAKPKSQDPTGKDKFQTSDKIISLFYGVVTPMLNPIIYSLRNKDVKAAVKYILKQKYVQ; translated from the coding sequence ATGGATGAAAATAACCAAACATTTGTtactgaatttcttcttttgGGTCTTTCTGGATACCCAAAGACTGAGATAATGTACTTTTTCCTTGTTTTGGTTATGTACCTAGTGATTCTAACTGGCAATGGTGTTCTGATCATAGCAAGCATCTTTGATTCCCGTCTTCACACGCCCATGTATTTCTTCCTGGGCAATCTCTCTTTCCTGGATATCTGCTACACAACTTCCTCTGTTCCCTCTACGCTAGTGAGCCTAATctccaagaaaagaaacatttctttctctGGTTGTACAGTGCAGATGTTCTTTGGATTTGCAATGGGATCAACAGAATGTTTGCTTCTCGGCATGATGGCTCTGGATCGCTACGTGGCTATCTGCAACCCTTTGAGATATTCCATCGTCATGAGTAAAGAAGTATATGTATCAATGGCATCTGTATCATGGTTCTCTGGTGGAATCAACTCAGTTGTGCAAACATCTCTTGCCATGCGGTTGCCTTTCTGTGGGAATAACATTATTAATCATTTTACATGTGAGGTCTTAGCTGTCCTCAAGCTAGCTTGTGCTGATATATCTCTCAATATCATTACCATGGTGATATCAAATATGGCCTTCCTGTTTCTTCCACTACTGGTCATCTTTTTCTCCTACGTGTTCATCCTCCACACCATCTTGAGAATGAACTCAGCCACAGGGAGACGCAAGGCCTTTTCCACCTGCTCAGCCCACCTGACTGTGGTGATCATATTTTATGGAACCATCTTCTCCATGTATGCAAAACCCAAGTCTCAAGATCCAACTGGGAAAGACAAGTTCCAAACGTCAGATAagatcatttctttattttatggagTAGTTACCCCGATGCTGAACCCAATCATCTACAGCTTGAGGAATAAGGATGTTAAAGCTGCTGTCAAATACATACTGAAACAAAAGTACGTTCAGTAA